The Flavobacterium johnsoniae UW101 genomic interval ATTAACGTTGCTAAAACAGTCCAGACAAATAAAGAATCTAATTTGTCGATTGGCTCATTTTCGCGTTCGAAAATCTTTTTCATTAGGTACCAGCCTAAACCAAAAGCAATTACGAACATTAAACTGTAATAGCGAATCATAAAAAATCCTAAATCAATTCCTTCTGAAGGATTCCAAACGATGTTTAAAGGATGTGTCATATAAGGTAATTTTTTTATTATATTTTGTAAAAATAGATATTAAAAGCGGAGCAAATCTTTATAAAAAGTTAATGTTTGTGTGAACATTTCTTTTCTGGAACGGGATCGTAACCTGTCCTTCCCCACGGATGACAGCTTAAAATTCGTTTCATTCCCAAATAGCCTCCGTAAAATAATCCGTGAATCTGCAGCGCCTGAATCATGTACGTTGAACACGTAGGTTCAAATCTGCATGAAGCAGGTGTAAAAGGTGAAATCGCAGTTTGATAAAAGCGTACTAATAAAACAAATGGCGTAATGACTTTCATGATTTATTAGATTTTTTCTTTCTTAAATTGAAAAACTCGTTCCTTCTTTGCCGTCTTTTAACTGAATTCCAAGCGCAATTAACTGATCGCGGATTTGGTCAGAAAGTGCGAAATTTTTATCTGCTCTGGCTTGATTTCTCATTCCAATAAGCATATTTACAACACCTTCTAATTTATCGTTATTGCCGTCTGCTGCTTTCTCATCGCTTAAACCTAAAACGTCAAAAACAAACGCATTTATGGCAGTTGAAAAAGATTTTAAATCTTCGGCAGAAATAGTTTCTTTTCCTTCTTTTAGTAAATTGATATAACGAACAGCTTCAAATAATTGTGCAATTAAAATTGGAGTGTTAAAATCATCATTCATGGCGTCATAGCAAGCTTGTTTCCATGCTGCAAAATCAACAGAGCTGGAAGAACCTGCTTTTATTGCTGGTAAAGCTTCAAGAGCTTCCATTAATCTTTTGTATCCTTTTTCGGCAGCAGTAATCGCATCATCAGAAAAATCTAAAATACTTCTGTAATGTGCCTGAAGCATAAAGAATCTTGTAACTGATGCAGAAAACGCTTTGCTTA includes:
- the yidD gene encoding membrane protein insertion efficiency factor YidD, whose product is MKVITPFVLLVRFYQTAISPFTPASCRFEPTCSTYMIQALQIHGLFYGGYLGMKRILSCHPWGRTGYDPVPEKKCSHKH